In one Culex quinquefasciatus strain JHB chromosome 2, VPISU_Cqui_1.0_pri_paternal, whole genome shotgun sequence genomic region, the following are encoded:
- the LOC6038907 gene encoding trypsin-1, producing MNLPILLAILCLGTIASCNDRFSVRKRLIVGGDKIDIGQVPYQVIIQLGDMVVCGGSMIAPSWILLASHCLWDIRGYEHLLEVRAGSKNRLHGGEVRTVKWSTLHPKYDRVHLHHDIALLFLNHPMVFGDNIKCIRIPPQDYMPRAMDDGFVAGWGLTNADHDRTKASNYPKELLGVKLPVLGFKTCNRWYNNYTLYQDTQFCAGYPEGKRDACVGDSGGPYVVGRQQVGIVSWGLSCAKPRQPGVFTDVGMYRNWIETTMFKIQGSSRGLKCKAYF from the coding sequence ATGAATCTCCCCATCTTACTTGCGATCCTCTGTCTTGGGACGATAGCCTCCTGCAATGATCGCTTCTCCGTGCGCAAGCGGCTCATCGTGGGCGGAGACAAGATCGACATCGGACAAGTCCCCTACCAGGTGATCATACAACTTGGGGACATGGTCGTGTGTGGAGGATCGATGATCGCGCCCTCCTGGATCCTGCTGGCCTCGCACTGCTTGTGGGACATCCGCGGGTACGAACATCTGCTGGAGGTTCGAGCCGGATCGAAGAATCGGCTGCACGGTGGCGAGGTTCGGACCGTAAAGTGGTCAACGCTGCACCCGAAATATGATCGCGTGCACCTGCATCACGATATTGCACTGCTGTTCCTGAATCACCCGATGGTGTTTGGGGACAATATCAAGTGCATCCGAATACCGCCGCAGGATTACATGCCACGGGCAATGGACGATGGGTTCGTGGCGGGTTGGGGATTGACGAACGCGGATCACGACAGGACTAAGGCGTCTAACTATCCGAAGGAACTGCTCGGTGTGAAGCTGCCGGTGTTGGGCTTCAAGACGTGCAACCGCTGGTATAACAACTACACCTTGTACCAGGATACGCAGTTCTGCGCTGGATATCCGGAAGGGAAGCGGGATGCCTGCGTTGGAGACTCCGGTGGACCGTACGTCGTCGGTAGACAGCAGGTTGGGATCGTGTCGTGGGGACTGTCCTGTGCAAAGCCCAGACAACCTGGAGTATTTACGGACGTCGGCATGTACCGGAACTGGATCGAAACTACCATGTTCAAAATACAGGGATCGTCGCGTGGTCTAAAGTGTAAGGCATACTTCTGA
- the LOC6038908 gene encoding trypsin-1, with translation MFNLLLLFSIASGLSNGETPLQKPPTRPLHGSATANRIVGGVPISIADAPYQVSLQFSKSHICGGSIISRRWILTAAHCILTSSASSFHVRARSSKHASGGSLIRVRRVVVHPLYRDSGVDYDYALVELRRGILLGKYAKAVALPEQGESVADGTICTVSGWGNTQSASESGEILRAAKVPIFNQMQCNDAYAIFGGVTDRMICAGYPEGGKDSCQGDSGGPLVANGKLVGVISWGVECAKPEMPGVYARVAAVRDWIRSSSGV, from the exons ATGTTCAACCTACTTCTACTGTTCAGCATAGCTTCAGGTTTGTCGAATGGCGAGACACCCCTCCAAAAACCCCCTACACGACCCCTGCATGGATCGGCAACGGCAAACCGCATCGTCGGAGGTGTCCCGATCAGCATCGCCGATGCTCCGTACCAGGTTTCGTTGCAGTTTTCAAAATCTCACATCTGCGGTGGGTCCATCATCTCGCGGAGATGGATTCTGACTGCGGCACACTGTATCCTAACGTCTTCCGCGTCGAGCTTCCACGTCCGAGCGAGATCTTCCAAGCACGCTTCCGGCGGATCGTTGATTCGGGTTAGGCGGGTCGTGGTGCATCCCTTGTACCGGGACTCCGGTGTGGACTACGATTACGCGCTGGTTGAGCTGAGGAGAGGGATTTTGTTGGGGAAATATGCGAAGGCCGTGGCGTTGCCGGAGCAGGGTGAGTCCGTTGCGGACGGAACGATCTGTACGGTTTCCGGATGGGGTAACACACAG AGCGCCTCAGAGTCCGGGGAAATCTTACGGGCGGCAAAAGTTCCAATCTTCAATCAAATGCAGTGCAACGATGCATATGCAATCTTCGGGGGCGTCACCGATCGTATGATCTGTGCCGGATACCCGGAAGGAGGTAAGGACTCCTGTCAGGGAGATTCGGGTGGTCCGTTGGTTGCCAATGGTAAGCTCGTCGGGGTCATATCGTGGGGTGTCGAGTGTGCTAAACCCGAAATGCCTGGAGTTTACGCCCGAGTAGCTGCCGTACGTGATTGGATCCGAAGTAGCAGTGGAGTTTGA
- the LOC6038909 gene encoding trypsin-1: MFNSLVLCSVLLVGAVLGGESDLLPRPHYGTDFGSILPRGYRIVGGFEISIADAPHQVSLQSRGSHICGGSIISPKWILTAAHCTDGASVSNLRIRAGSSKHASGGSVISIKRIVQHSSYNRNTIDYDYSLLELKSAISLGSNAAVIPLPAQNETVQDGTLCEVTGWGNTQSVSESRANLRAAYVPAYNQNQCNSAYARYGGVTGRMLCAGYQAGGKDACQGDSGGPLVANGKLVGVVSWGLGCAQANYPGVYSRVAAARDWIRSNSGV, from the coding sequence ATGTTCAACTCGTTGGTTCTGTGCAGTGTTCTGCTAGTTGGAGCCGTTCTAGGCGGCGAAAGCGACCTCCTACCTCGACCACACTACGGAACCGACTTCGGATCTATTCTTCCAAGAGGATACCGCATCGTGGGAGGTTTCGAGATCAGCATCGCCGACGCTCCCCACCAAGTTTCCCTCCAATCCCGCGGTTCCCACATCTGCGGTGGATCCATCATCTCGCCCAAGTGGATCCTCACGGCCGCTCACTGTACCGACGGAGCTTCCGTGTCGAACCTCCGCATCCGGGCGGGATCCTCCAAGCACGCCTCCGGTGGCTCGGTCATCTCCATTAAGCGGATCGTGCAGCATTCGTCGTACAACCGCAACACGATCGACTACGACTACTCCCTGCTGGAGCTGAAGAGTGCCATCTCGCTGGGAAGCAACGCAGCGGTTATTCCGTTGCCAGCGCAGAACGAAACGGTCCAGGACGGAACGCTGTGTGAGGTGACCGGATGGGGTAACACGCAGAGCGTCAGCGAGTCACGGGCGAATCTGCGGGCCGCGTACGTACCGGCGTACAATCAGAACCAGTGTAACTCGGCGTATGCTCGGTATGGAGGAGTTACCGGTCGGATGCTCTGCGCTGGATATCAAGCTGGAGGTAAGGACGCCTGCCAGGGTGATTCCGGAGGTCCGTTGGTTGCCAACGGGAAGCTCGTTGGAGTTGTTTCGTGGGGTTTGGGCTGTGCTCAGGCCAACTATCCTGGTGTGTACTCGAGGGTGGCTGCGGCACGTGACTGGATTCGCAGCAATAGTGGAGTTTAA
- the LOC6038906 gene encoding trypsin-4, with product MSVCPFPYLVALMAQKSFICGGSIIAPSWILTAAHCIDSSVKRLFLHPNYKRPSFDFDVGLLLISPLKITPCIRCIALAPASFKPKTGSLGRISGWGRTDPLENFYPEYVRATIVPIVDQKECRFRYGKHHVTRNMFCAEDHQGLRDACQGDSGGPFVQDDRLVGIVSWGSGCASYGDPGVYTNVGRMRKWIDLVVENDRMNC from the exons ATGTCGGTATGTCCATTCCCTTACTTGGTAGCTCTTATGGCTCAGAAAAGCTTCATCTGTGGAGGATCGATCATAGCTCCAAGCTGGATTCTGACGGCAGCTCACTGTATCGACAG TTCTGTAAAGCGGTTGTTCCTGCATCCAAACTACAAGCGTCCCTCATTCGACTTTGATGTAGGACTCCTACTGATCAGTCCTTTGAAGATCACACCCTGCATTCGGTGTATTGCGTTAGCTCCGGCTTCGTTCAAACCTAAAACCGGATCGCTTGGTCGGATCAGCGGCTGGGGTCGTACGGACCCCTTGGAAAATTTCTACCCGGAGTACGTCCGTGCTACGATCGTACCAATCGTTGATCAGAAAGAGTGTCGCTTCAGGTACGGGAAACACCATGTTACACGGAACATGTTCTGCGCCGAGGATCATCAAGGTTTGCGGGATGCGTGCCAAGGGGATTCGGGGGGACCTTTCGTGCAGGACGATCGCTTGGTGGGGATCGTGTCGTGGGGGTCGGGATGTGCCAGCTATGGAGATCCCGGGGTTTATACGAACGTCGGTAGGATGCGCAAGTGGATTGATCTTGTAGTTGAGAATGATCGTATGAACTGTTGA